A window of the Sphaerobacter thermophilus DSM 20745 genome harbors these coding sequences:
- a CDS encoding DsbA family oxidoreductase, with product MRVEIWSDIVCPWCYIGKRRFERALAGFPHADEVEVVWRSFQLNPDHPKGARVPLEESLAAKMGATVEQVRAMNARVKAIAAEEGLEYDFDRYNVVNTFDAHRLTHLAKAYDLNAELHERFLRAQLVEGEVLDDPDTLVRLAAEVGVPEAEARRVLESDDFAAEVEADSAELRALGGNGVPFFVIDRRFGISGAQPTEVFERALAMAHEAATQESSSSR from the coding sequence ATGCGGGTTGAGATCTGGTCCGACATCGTGTGCCCCTGGTGCTACATCGGCAAGCGCCGCTTCGAGCGGGCACTCGCCGGCTTCCCCCACGCCGACGAGGTCGAGGTCGTGTGGCGCAGCTTCCAACTGAACCCCGACCACCCCAAGGGGGCACGCGTGCCGCTGGAAGAGTCGCTCGCCGCCAAGATGGGCGCCACCGTCGAGCAGGTCCGCGCCATGAACGCCCGGGTGAAGGCCATCGCCGCTGAGGAGGGGCTGGAATACGACTTCGACCGCTACAACGTCGTCAACACCTTCGACGCCCACCGCCTGACCCATCTGGCCAAGGCGTACGACCTCAACGCCGAGCTGCACGAGCGCTTCCTCCGCGCGCAACTGGTCGAGGGTGAGGTGCTCGACGACCCGGACACCCTCGTCCGGCTGGCTGCCGAGGTGGGTGTGCCCGAGGCCGAAGCACGCCGGGTGCTCGAGAGCGACGACTTCGCAGCCGAGGTCGAGGCAGACAGCGCAGAGCTCCGCGCCCTGGGCGGCAACGGCGTGCCGTTCTTCGTGATCGACCGCCGCTTCGGCATCTCCGGCGCGCAGCCCACAGAGGTCTTCGAGCGCGCCCTCGCCATGGCCCACGAGGCCGCAACTCAAGAGTCCTCCTCCAGTCGATAA
- a CDS encoding MarR family winged helix-turn-helix transcriptional regulator, with protein sequence MNTEASSRPLSNMEIWRRHSLVYAHLMSYLARQLTRATGLSEADYQVLDALLDAPGQRARARELRWTLQWEKSRLSHQLRRMVARGLIDRQACAEDARGADVILTDAGREAAQRARQVREESLQAIVFDTLGPEHMARLNEATTLLADRLARAAEEDPDCQAAYAEAFETDEGA encoded by the coding sequence ATGAATACCGAGGCATCGTCGCGACCGCTGTCAAACATGGAGATATGGCGCCGCCACAGCCTCGTCTACGCGCACCTGATGAGCTACCTGGCGCGCCAGCTCACCCGAGCCACCGGGCTGTCGGAAGCCGACTACCAGGTCCTGGACGCCCTGCTCGACGCGCCCGGCCAGCGTGCCCGCGCGCGGGAGTTGCGCTGGACACTGCAGTGGGAAAAGAGCCGGCTGTCGCACCAGCTCCGGCGCATGGTCGCCCGCGGCCTGATTGACCGGCAGGCCTGTGCCGAGGACGCGCGGGGCGCGGACGTCATCCTCACCGACGCCGGACGCGAGGCCGCGCAGCGTGCGCGGCAGGTGCGGGAAGAGTCGCTGCAGGCGATCGTCTTCGATACCCTAGGGCCGGAGCACATGGCCCGCCTAAACGAGGCGACGACGCTGCTCGCAGATCGGCTCGCCCGGGCGGCCGAGGAGGACCCGGACTGCCAGGCGGCCTACGCAGAGGCCTTCGAGACTGACGAAGGAGCCTGA
- a CDS encoding DUF2085 domain-containing protein: protein MTKVAYRALTGGERRGTVFVLLAGLSLLVFLGVPAPLETKSLALLHGLCAQTPDHSFWFGVVRLPFDARMTGIYGGFLVTQLYLLTRGRVRAAGLPSLPIVLLLGGFAVAMGIDGFNSLLDDTGLPAIYPPTNALRYITGALMGTTLGAFLWLLTAATLWRPDLTRREPALRGWRDLAAVLVLASGFGLAAGSGVPALYTPITLLLIGAAVLALFEIALVLILLGRARVSAAATPRDLAGPALGALLGAYAILMLLSAGRYALEAVFPVMTKG, encoded by the coding sequence ATGACGAAGGTCGCATACCGGGCACTCACCGGCGGTGAGCGGCGGGGGACCGTGTTCGTATTGCTTGCTGGATTGTCACTCCTCGTGTTCCTGGGCGTGCCGGCGCCGCTGGAGACGAAGTCCCTCGCGCTGCTGCACGGCCTGTGTGCCCAGACCCCGGACCATTCGTTTTGGTTCGGCGTGGTGCGGCTCCCTTTCGACGCGCGCATGACCGGCATCTACGGCGGGTTTCTGGTGACCCAGCTCTACCTCCTGACCCGGGGACGCGTGCGCGCTGCCGGGCTGCCTTCCCTTCCGATTGTCCTGTTGCTCGGTGGGTTCGCCGTGGCCATGGGCATCGACGGGTTCAACTCGCTCCTCGACGACACCGGCCTTCCGGCGATCTATCCCCCAACAAATGCGCTCCGGTATATCACCGGAGCGCTCATGGGTACAACGTTGGGGGCGTTCCTCTGGTTGCTCACCGCGGCGACGCTCTGGCGCCCAGACCTGACGCGCCGGGAACCGGCACTGCGCGGGTGGCGTGACCTCGCGGCGGTGCTCGTGCTGGCGAGTGGGTTTGGGCTGGCGGCAGGGAGCGGCGTCCCGGCGCTCTACACGCCGATCACGCTGCTCCTGATCGGCGCGGCGGTGCTGGCCCTCTTCGAGATTGCGCTGGTGCTGATCCTGCTCGGCCGGGCGCGTGTGTCGGCGGCTGCGACGCCGCGTGATCTCGCCGGCCCCGCCCTCGGAGCCCTCCTCGGCGCCTACGCGATACTCATGCTCCTCAGCGCCGGCCGCTACGCGCTAGAGGCCGTGTTTCCGGTGATGACGAAAGGTTAA
- a CDS encoding aldehyde dehydrogenase family protein yields the protein MATEVTTKEYRLLIGGQFVPAASGETFPTYNPATNEVIAHVPKAGREDVNRAVAAARKAFDEGPWGKMTPMERAKRMRRVAEILRERLEEIARLETLNCGKIIIESRADVAASANCFDYYANLTGHMWGETIPMNGPLFDYTVREPYGVCGQIIPWNFPLLMAAWKVAPALAAGNTIVLKPASATPLTALVLGEICQEADIPDGVVNILTGPGVEVGAAIAEHPDVDKIAFTGETETGREILRLSAGTIKKVSLELGGKSPNIVFPDADLEEAVNGSLFAIFTNAGQRCTARTRLFLHESIHDQFLSDFIAKAGKIRVGDPLEDATQMGPVISKRQCERVLSFIERARSEGANLALGGKRPDDEVLQKGNFIEPTIFTQVQNDMTIAQQEVFGPVLSVIPFRDESEVVEMANNTIYGLAATIWTNDLKRAHRLASRIRAGNISINFPTVNPPEAPFGGFKQSGIGRELSRHALDLYTQVKNVVVNLADERFDWYGKWPVGQK from the coding sequence ATGGCGACAGAGGTCACCACGAAGGAGTATCGGCTGTTGATCGGCGGGCAGTTCGTCCCCGCCGCCTCCGGGGAGACCTTCCCCACCTACAACCCGGCCACCAACGAGGTCATCGCGCATGTGCCGAAGGCGGGCCGCGAGGATGTCAACCGGGCCGTCGCCGCCGCGCGCAAGGCCTTCGACGAGGGGCCCTGGGGGAAGATGACCCCGATGGAGCGCGCCAAGCGCATGCGTCGGGTCGCGGAGATCCTGCGCGAGCGGCTGGAAGAGATCGCCCGCCTGGAGACGCTCAACTGCGGCAAGATCATCATCGAGTCGCGCGCCGACGTGGCCGCCTCGGCAAACTGCTTCGATTACTACGCCAACCTGACCGGGCACATGTGGGGCGAGACGATCCCCATGAACGGCCCGCTCTTCGACTACACCGTACGTGAGCCGTACGGCGTCTGCGGGCAGATCATCCCCTGGAACTTCCCGCTGCTGATGGCGGCCTGGAAGGTCGCGCCGGCGCTCGCCGCGGGCAACACGATCGTCCTCAAGCCCGCCAGCGCCACGCCGCTCACCGCGCTCGTCCTGGGCGAGATCTGCCAGGAGGCGGATATCCCCGATGGGGTCGTCAACATCCTGACCGGACCGGGCGTCGAGGTCGGCGCGGCCATCGCCGAGCACCCAGACGTCGATAAGATCGCCTTCACTGGCGAGACGGAGACCGGCCGCGAGATCCTGCGGCTGTCGGCCGGGACGATCAAGAAGGTGTCGCTGGAGCTGGGCGGCAAGTCGCCCAACATCGTCTTCCCCGATGCCGACCTGGAGGAGGCGGTCAACGGCTCGCTCTTCGCCATCTTCACCAACGCCGGCCAGCGCTGCACCGCTCGCACCCGGCTCTTCCTCCACGAGTCGATCCACGACCAGTTCCTGTCGGACTTCATCGCCAAGGCCGGCAAGATCCGCGTCGGCGACCCACTGGAGGACGCCACGCAGATGGGCCCGGTCATCTCCAAGCGCCAGTGCGAGCGCGTGCTGAGCTTCATCGAGCGGGCGCGCAGCGAGGGCGCAAACCTGGCGCTCGGCGGCAAGCGCCCGGACGACGAGGTGCTCCAGAAGGGCAACTTCATCGAGCCGACCATCTTCACCCAGGTCCAGAACGACATGACGATCGCGCAGCAGGAGGTCTTCGGGCCGGTGCTGTCGGTCATCCCCTTCCGGGATGAGTCCGAGGTCGTGGAGATGGCGAACAACACCATCTACGGCCTGGCCGCCACGATCTGGACCAACGACCTGAAGCGCGCTCACCGGCTGGCATCCCGGATTCGTGCCGGGAACATCAGCATCAACTTCCCGACCGTCAACCCGCCGGAGGCTCCGTTTGGCGGCTTCAAGCAGAGCGGCATCGGCCGGGAGCTCAGCCGCCACGCGCTCGACCTCTACACCCAGGTCAAGAACGTGGTCGTCAACCTGGCCGACGAGCGATTCGACTGGTACGGCAAGTGGCCGGTGGGGCAGAAGTAG
- a CDS encoding N-acetylmuramoyl-L-alanine amidase, whose amino-acid sequence MLRERLNRRTLLKVAGGALLASVVDLRQPGAQASAMTRTAWVERGVFPTSGQYQSAVFTTEGQYNSVEVGWFADVPAGSRLDFAVRTSVDGTTWSEWVDLHTDHHLHPLEGRRTYAAPLLTEPSTHLQYRVDIVPNALGEAPILHEVEIAAVDTSAPAQLLATPQLIDGWIIPRAGWGADESLRFKDGEEIWPPRYAPIEKVILHHTVTQNRPPDPAAAIRSIYYYHAVTLGWGDIGYNFLVDWEGRVYEGRYGGGGVIGGHALQYNRGSIGIAVLGNFQQTAVPQAALDAIVRLIREHAGNVDPGGWSFFVDRDNVPNIAGHRDVLSTECPGSEFYARLPEIRGWLKGTGPIYAPQSADARGRLVSVTVTPKTTYVGMPIRVDAVVENVGSTPLYGQEPADGFTYVEGQDFQNAGFPKIAGRFRVGIDYTGNNGLPNPFRWGSPRPIAPGEQATITGYFRLATTGTKTITASLVQEFVRYHEENAFPQEITIEPPPTDAVPRSPNADMVYVDVTGHNVPRIFWDYWERNGGLMRFGYPLTEPFYEPSPVDGKTLLVQYFERARFEHHPELAGTPYEVLLGLLGREITAGREHEAPFRPLANATPGPDRDFFPETGHTLAYGFRDYWYRNGGLPIFGYPISEEFQELSRTDGEMHTVQYFERARFEWHPDKRGTPYEFLLGHLGREILIARGWLKGAY is encoded by the coding sequence ATGTTGCGTGAGCGATTGAATCGGCGGACGTTGCTCAAGGTGGCCGGGGGCGCGCTCCTGGCGAGCGTCGTGGACCTCCGGCAACCGGGAGCACAGGCCAGCGCCATGACCCGTACGGCGTGGGTCGAGCGCGGCGTCTTCCCCACGAGCGGCCAGTATCAATCGGCCGTGTTCACCACCGAGGGCCAGTACAACAGCGTCGAGGTCGGCTGGTTCGCTGATGTCCCGGCGGGAAGCCGGCTCGACTTCGCGGTGCGCACCAGCGTCGACGGGACGACCTGGAGCGAGTGGGTCGACCTCCACACCGACCACCACCTGCACCCGCTCGAAGGCCGGCGCACCTACGCTGCCCCGCTCCTGACGGAGCCCAGCACCCACCTGCAGTACCGGGTCGACATCGTGCCGAACGCTCTGGGCGAGGCACCGATCCTCCACGAGGTCGAGATCGCGGCGGTCGATACTTCCGCTCCGGCGCAGCTCCTGGCGACTCCCCAGCTCATCGACGGCTGGATCATCCCGCGCGCCGGCTGGGGTGCTGACGAATCGCTGCGCTTCAAGGACGGCGAGGAGATCTGGCCGCCCCGGTACGCGCCGATCGAAAAGGTGATCCTGCACCACACCGTCACCCAGAACCGGCCACCGGACCCGGCCGCCGCCATCCGGTCGATCTACTACTACCATGCCGTCACCCTCGGCTGGGGCGACATCGGCTACAACTTCCTCGTCGACTGGGAAGGTCGCGTCTACGAAGGCCGGTACGGCGGCGGCGGCGTCATCGGCGGCCACGCGCTCCAGTACAACCGCGGCAGCATCGGTATCGCCGTGCTCGGGAACTTCCAACAGACGGCCGTGCCCCAGGCGGCGCTCGACGCGATCGTGCGCCTGATCCGCGAGCACGCCGGGAACGTCGACCCAGGCGGCTGGAGCTTCTTCGTCGACCGGGACAACGTCCCCAACATCGCCGGCCACCGCGACGTGCTCTCGACCGAATGCCCCGGCTCGGAGTTCTACGCTCGACTCCCCGAGATCCGGGGCTGGCTGAAGGGGACCGGGCCGATCTACGCGCCGCAGTCAGCCGACGCGCGGGGCCGTCTGGTCTCCGTCACCGTCACCCCGAAGACGACCTACGTCGGGATGCCGATCCGCGTCGACGCCGTGGTCGAGAACGTCGGATCGACCCCGCTCTACGGGCAAGAGCCCGCCGACGGGTTCACCTACGTCGAGGGGCAGGACTTCCAGAACGCCGGCTTCCCCAAGATCGCGGGCCGCTTCCGCGTCGGAATCGACTACACTGGCAACAACGGCCTCCCGAACCCCTTCCGCTGGGGCTCGCCCCGCCCGATTGCACCCGGAGAGCAGGCGACCATCACCGGCTACTTCCGCCTCGCCACCACCGGCACCAAGACGATCACCGCCAGCCTCGTCCAGGAATTCGTCCGCTACCATGAGGAGAACGCCTTCCCCCAGGAGATCACGATCGAACCCCCGCCGACCGACGCGGTACCCCGCAGTCCCAATGCGGACATGGTCTACGTCGACGTGACCGGGCACAACGTTCCCCGGATCTTCTGGGACTACTGGGAGCGCAACGGGGGCCTGATGCGCTTCGGCTACCCGCTGACCGAGCCGTTCTACGAGCCGTCGCCGGTGGACGGCAAGACGCTGCTGGTCCAGTACTTCGAGCGTGCCCGCTTCGAACACCACCCCGAGCTGGCCGGGACGCCCTACGAAGTGCTCCTCGGCCTGCTGGGTCGCGAGATCACCGCCGGGCGCGAGCACGAGGCGCCGTTCCGACCGCTGGCGAACGCCACGCCCGGCCCTGACCGCGACTTCTTCCCGGAGACGGGTCACACCCTCGCCTACGGCTTCCGCGACTACTGGTACCGCAACGGCGGGCTGCCGATCTTCGGTTATCCGATCAGCGAGGAGTTTCAGGAGCTGAGCAGGACCGACGGCGAGATGCACACGGTGCAATACTTCGAGCGCGCCCGCTTCGAGTGGCACCCGGACAAGCGCGGCACGCCCTACGAGTTCCTGCTTGGACACCTTGGGCGGGAGATCCTCATCGCCCGCGGCTGGCTGAAGGGCGCGTACTAG
- a CDS encoding LLM class flavin-dependent oxidoreductase, with amino-acid sequence MANYGHELQFGVFITPQSQDPEAVVELARLAERVGLDLVTFQDHPYQPRFLDAWTLLSWVAGQTERIHLAPNVANLPLRSPAVLARAAASLDLLSGGRLALGLGAGAFWDAIAAMGGRRLSPGEAVDALDEAIDVIRAIWDTTAARSLRFAGEHYRLEGARPGPVPAHDIPIWIGGYKPRMLRLIGRKADGWLPSLGYIQLGDIAAGNRIIDEAARAAGRDPREIRRLVNVSGRFSSSRGGFLNGPSEQWVEDLLPLVVEDGIGTIILASDDPETIERFATEVAPALRAEAERAFPEGHFGVRIRRAAARARRHPGIDYDAVPPSLVDVAIEPGDTEYARVRSTYMRGGSPGIVLPVSSVEQVIDALAFARAHPHVPLSIRSGGHGISGRSTNDGGIVIDLGRMNRIEVLDPVARRVRLGPGARWGDVAAALAPYGLALSSGDYGGVGVGGLATAGGIGWLSRLHGLTIDHLRAVEMVLADGSVVRASEDENPDLFWAVRGAGANFGIVTSFEFEADAVGNVGWAQFVFDASDTAGFLERWGAAVESAPRDLTSFLVMGRPRRGQPLVAQVMAVVASDQPETIVDRLQPLATVAPLYDQYAVITPYASIMANAQGGYHDGQGEPVGRSGLIEHITPEFAAAAERLIRSGAVYFFQIRSVGGAVADVDPDATAYAHRSANFHVTAFGSNRARVDAEWDALHHHFTGIYLNFETDPRPERIADAFPPRTLQRLRELKARYDPDNVFRDNFNIAPGVLAR; translated from the coding sequence ATGGCGAACTACGGTCACGAGTTACAATTCGGCGTCTTCATCACCCCACAAAGCCAGGATCCGGAGGCGGTGGTGGAGCTTGCCCGGCTCGCCGAGCGGGTGGGGCTGGATCTGGTGACCTTCCAGGATCATCCCTACCAGCCGCGGTTTCTTGACGCCTGGACGCTGCTGAGCTGGGTTGCGGGCCAGACCGAGCGTATCCACCTGGCGCCCAACGTGGCCAACCTGCCGCTGCGCTCTCCGGCGGTGCTCGCACGCGCAGCGGCGAGCCTGGACCTGCTCTCCGGCGGTCGCCTGGCACTGGGCCTGGGCGCGGGGGCGTTCTGGGACGCCATTGCGGCGATGGGTGGGCGGCGGCTCAGCCCGGGCGAGGCGGTGGATGCGCTCGACGAGGCGATCGATGTCATCCGCGCGATCTGGGACACCACCGCCGCCCGCTCCCTACGGTTCGCGGGCGAGCACTACCGGCTGGAGGGCGCGCGACCCGGGCCGGTGCCCGCGCACGATATCCCGATCTGGATCGGCGGGTACAAGCCGCGGATGCTGCGGCTGATCGGCCGGAAGGCGGACGGCTGGCTTCCATCGCTGGGGTACATCCAGCTGGGCGACATCGCCGCCGGGAACCGGATCATCGACGAGGCGGCCCGCGCGGCCGGGCGGGACCCGCGAGAGATCCGCAGGCTGGTCAATGTCTCCGGACGCTTCTCATCGTCGCGCGGCGGCTTCCTCAACGGGCCGAGCGAGCAGTGGGTCGAAGACCTCTTGCCGCTGGTGGTGGAAGACGGGATCGGCACCATCATCCTCGCGTCCGACGACCCGGAGACGATCGAGCGGTTTGCGACCGAGGTGGCCCCGGCCCTGCGCGCCGAGGCGGAGCGGGCGTTCCCGGAGGGGCACTTCGGCGTCCGAATCCGCCGTGCCGCGGCACGCGCCCGACGCCACCCGGGGATCGACTACGATGCCGTCCCGCCGTCGTTAGTCGACGTAGCGATCGAGCCGGGAGACACGGAGTACGCGCGTGTCCGGTCGACGTACATGCGCGGTGGCTCGCCCGGCATTGTGCTCCCGGTGAGCAGCGTCGAGCAGGTGATCGACGCGCTCGCCTTTGCGCGTGCCCACCCGCACGTGCCGCTCTCGATCCGGAGCGGCGGGCACGGGATCAGCGGCCGGTCGACCAATGACGGCGGCATCGTCATCGACCTGGGCCGGATGAACCGCATCGAGGTGCTGGACCCGGTGGCGCGCCGCGTCCGGCTCGGGCCGGGCGCCCGCTGGGGCGATGTCGCCGCGGCCCTGGCTCCCTACGGGTTGGCGCTCAGCTCCGGTGACTACGGCGGTGTCGGCGTCGGTGGGCTGGCGACGGCCGGCGGTATCGGCTGGCTCTCCCGCCTGCACGGGTTGACCATCGACCACCTGCGGGCGGTGGAGATGGTCCTCGCCGATGGGTCGGTCGTGCGCGCCAGCGAGGACGAGAACCCGGACCTGTTCTGGGCGGTGCGGGGCGCCGGGGCCAACTTCGGCATCGTGACGTCGTTCGAGTTCGAGGCCGACGCGGTGGGTAATGTCGGCTGGGCACAGTTCGTCTTCGACGCCAGCGATACGGCCGGGTTCCTGGAACGGTGGGGTGCGGCGGTCGAATCAGCGCCGCGCGATCTGACGAGCTTCCTGGTCATGGGCCGCCCGCGCCGGGGGCAGCCGCTGGTGGCGCAGGTGATGGCCGTGGTCGCCTCTGACCAGCCGGAGACGATCGTCGACCGCTTGCAGCCGCTCGCCACCGTCGCGCCGCTCTACGACCAGTACGCCGTGATCACACCGTACGCGAGCATCATGGCCAACGCGCAGGGTGGCTACCACGACGGGCAGGGTGAGCCGGTCGGGCGATCGGGGCTCATCGAGCACATCACGCCCGAGTTCGCCGCCGCGGCGGAGCGACTCATCCGCAGCGGGGCGGTGTATTTCTTTCAGATCCGGTCCGTCGGCGGCGCGGTGGCGGATGTCGACCCCGACGCCACGGCCTACGCCCACCGCTCGGCCAACTTCCACGTGACCGCGTTCGGCTCTAACCGAGCCCGTGTCGATGCCGAGTGGGATGCGCTGCACCACCACTTCACCGGGATCTACCTCAACTTTGAGACTGACCCGCGCCCGGAGCGGATCGCCGACGCGTTCCCGCCGCGGACGCTCCAGCGCCTGCGCGAGTTGAAGGCCCGCTACGACCCGGACAACGTCTTCCGCGACAACTTCAACATCGCGCCGGGTGTGCTCGCCCGCTGA
- a CDS encoding LLM class flavin-dependent oxidoreductase produces MTDYGHELLFGTFITPVAQPVMHAVDLALVSERAGLDLVTFQDHPYQPAFHDTWTLLSFVASRTERIRVAGNVLNLPLRQPAVLARAAASLDRLSGGRFELGLGAGGFWGPIAAMGGPRRTPGQAVEALEEAIQIIRELWAADQRRGVYFDGTYYQVKGAKRGPAPAHDIEIWIGAYKPRMLRLVGRRADGWIPTLGYLEGGVADLEEMNTYIDEGAAQAGRDPRAVRRFLNIGGRFAPTGRGLFDGPPEAWAEQIAAIALSYGISGFILAADDAATIEIFASEVAPAARALVAAERGRAGVASDPGGQPVH; encoded by the coding sequence ATGACCGACTACGGACACGAACTGCTCTTCGGGACTTTCATCACACCGGTGGCGCAGCCGGTGATGCACGCGGTGGATCTGGCCCTTGTGTCGGAGCGCGCCGGGCTCGATTTGGTGACGTTTCAGGACCACCCCTACCAGCCGGCCTTCCACGACACCTGGACGCTGCTCTCCTTCGTGGCGTCTCGGACAGAGCGTATCCGCGTCGCCGGGAACGTGCTCAACCTGCCGCTGCGGCAGCCTGCCGTCCTCGCCCGCGCGGCCGCCAGCCTGGACCGGCTGAGCGGCGGCCGCTTCGAACTGGGTCTCGGGGCGGGTGGGTTTTGGGGGCCCATCGCTGCCATGGGCGGGCCCCGCCGGACGCCCGGCCAGGCGGTCGAGGCCCTGGAGGAGGCGATCCAGATCATCCGCGAGCTGTGGGCGGCCGATCAGCGCCGCGGGGTGTACTTCGACGGCACGTACTATCAGGTCAAGGGCGCCAAGCGGGGCCCCGCGCCCGCGCACGACATCGAGATCTGGATCGGTGCCTACAAGCCGCGGATGCTGCGCCTCGTCGGTCGCCGCGCGGACGGCTGGATCCCGACGCTCGGCTACCTGGAGGGCGGGGTGGCCGACCTGGAGGAGATGAACACGTACATCGACGAGGGCGCAGCCCAGGCGGGGCGTGACCCCCGAGCGGTCCGACGGTTCCTGAACATCGGGGGCCGGTTCGCGCCCACGGGTCGCGGCCTGTTCGACGGGCCACCGGAGGCATGGGCGGAGCAGATCGCGGCGATCGCTCTGTCGTACGGCATCAGTGGTTTCATCCTGGCGGCGGACGACGCGGCGACGATCGAGATCTTCGCGTCCGAGGTCGCGCCGGCGGCTCGGGCGCTCGTCGCCGCCGAGCGGGGGCGGGCGGGCGTCGCCAGCGACCCCGGCGGGCAGCCGGTGCACTAG
- a CDS encoding IS982 family transposase has protein sequence MDVDTFLITVYVLVDTFCQTHLPPEPHRPGPAPALSRSEVLTLAIFGQWMRFSSEQDFYRYAERHLRPYFPTLPHRSQYNRLLRRHQVALAQFALYLADQLGRGPVAVDVLDVAPAPVRNAKRRGRGWLAGEANIGFSLRLGWFAGFRVLTAVSLEGAITGWGVAPASTNERSLAETLIACRAHPDPRLPSVGTPVATYLADSGFAGEDYKAHLAATYGVTLVATPQRGSRRRWPKAVRRWVARHRQIVETVVGRLLHTFGLERERPHTLAGFQARLAAKVALHNLCCWLNRQQGRPLLAVANLITW, from the coding sequence ATGGATGTGGACACCTTCCTGATTACAGTCTATGTCCTGGTCGACACCTTCTGCCAGACCCACCTGCCCCCGGAGCCCCACCGCCCCGGCCCCGCGCCGGCCCTGAGCCGCAGCGAGGTCTTGACCCTGGCCATCTTCGGGCAGTGGATGAGGTTCTCCAGTGAGCAGGACTTCTACCGCTACGCCGAGCGCCACCTGCGCCCCTACTTCCCGACCCTGCCCCACCGCAGCCAATACAACCGGCTGCTGCGGCGGCATCAGGTCGCCCTGGCCCAGTTCGCCCTCTACCTGGCAGACCAACTTGGCCGGGGGCCAGTGGCGGTGGATGTGCTCGATGTGGCGCCGGCTCCGGTGCGCAACGCCAAGCGCCGCGGGCGGGGCTGGCTGGCCGGCGAGGCCAACATCGGCTTCAGCTTGCGCCTGGGCTGGTTTGCCGGCTTCCGCGTGCTGACCGCCGTCAGCCTGGAGGGGGCGATCACCGGCTGGGGCGTGGCCCCGGCCAGCACCAATGAGCGGTCCCTCGCCGAGACCCTGATTGCCTGTCGGGCCCACCCCGATCCCCGCCTGCCCAGTGTCGGCACGCCGGTGGCGACCTATCTGGCCGACAGTGGCTTTGCCGGCGAGGACTACAAGGCGCACCTGGCGGCCACCTATGGCGTGACGCTGGTGGCCACCCCGCAGCGGGGCAGTCGGCGGCGCTGGCCCAAGGCGGTCCGCCGCTGGGTGGCCCGCCATCGCCAGATCGTGGAGACGGTCGTTGGACGACTGCTGCACACCTTCGGCCTCGAGCGGGAGCGCCCGCACACCCTGGCGGGCTTCCAGGCGCGACTGGCGGCCAAGGTGGCGCTGCACAACCTCTGTTGCTGGCTGAATCGGCAGCAGGGGCGGCCGCTGCTGGCCGTGGCGAACCTGATCACCTGGTAG
- a CDS encoding organic hydroperoxide resistance protein, whose product MAKITPRYSTTVTVTGGREGHAVSDDGVLDVQLRRPKTDGPNEGTNPEQLFAAAWGACFQGALMAVGRQSDVDVSGSTVKVEVALGADPEGGFGLAAKIMVEIPGVDREKAQELVNAAHAACPYSKATRGNIDVEVLVV is encoded by the coding sequence ATGGCAAAGATCACTCCACGCTATTCGACGACCGTCACCGTGACCGGCGGGCGCGAGGGCCACGCCGTCAGCGACGACGGTGTGCTGGATGTCCAGCTCCGGCGCCCGAAGACGGACGGCCCCAATGAGGGGACCAATCCGGAGCAGCTCTTCGCCGCCGCGTGGGGCGCCTGCTTCCAGGGCGCCTTGATGGCGGTCGGTCGTCAGTCCGACGTGGACGTGTCGGGCTCGACCGTGAAGGTGGAAGTGGCGCTGGGGGCCGATCCCGAGGGTGGGTTCGGCCTCGCGGCGAAGATCATGGTTGAAATCCCCGGTGTGGACCGTGAGAAGGCGCAGGAGTTGGTCAACGCGGCCCACGCCGCGTGCCCCTACTCCAAGGCAACCCGCGGCAACATTGATGTCGAGGTGCTTGTCGTCTAG